The proteins below come from a single Hemitrygon akajei chromosome 2, sHemAka1.3, whole genome shotgun sequence genomic window:
- the LOC140722089 gene encoding zinc-binding protein A33-like — protein sequence MASKGQVESLIEEVICPICLDFFTDPVSLECGHYFCRSCITRCWEREERNSCPECREEFADRTLKGNRVLANLSEKARKLNLNPKGKESKLHCEEHEEELKLFCETDRKLICLICATARDHKSHNFMPVKEAVKIYQDRVKSSLDSLTKRKSDFQEMEQQQKEKISGFREQSQSIQSHITSQFDELRRIITEKEQRALRDLREEEERILNQMEKNLQEIQANLNAIYKEISKLQEQMDQQDNIIFLMEEARRKRRISDDTHTLSVTDGALLVEKFDHPYLLDIASEEVIGGIKHVSVTLDVETANPELEVSEDRKSVRWTGTRRNLPDTGKRFTDRACVLGSEGFTSGRHYWEVEVTGNRGWGLGVAAESVERKGDVELSPETGFWRIARGDDTMWVLTSPESRLPARPIPGRVGVYLSYESGTVSFYNAETKSHLHTFTGNKFTEKLYPFFGPWDKNQWLRICSGSAPGL from the exons atggcttcgaaaggacaggtcgagagtttaatcgaggaggtaatttgtcccatctgcctggatttcttcaccgatccggtgtcactggagtgtggTCACTACTTCTGCCGCTCCtgcatcacacggtgttgggaaagggaggagagaaactcctgcccggaatgcagAGAGGAGTTTGCAGACCGCACCCTCAAGGGCAATCGGGTTTTAGCAAATCTGTCTGAGAAAGCTCGGaaactaaacctgaatccgaaagggaaggaaagtaaacttcactgcgaggaacatgaggaagaactgaagctgttttgtgagacGGACAGGAAACTGATCTGCCTGATCTGTGCGACTGCGCGGGATCACAAGTCTCACAACTTCATGCCGGTTAAAGAAGCCGTTAAAATTTACCAG GATCGGGTTAAATCTTCCTTGGACTCTCTCACAAAAAGGAAATCAGACTTTCAGGAaatggagcagcaacagaaagagaagatttctggatttcgg gaacagtcacaaagcattcagtcccacatcacatcccagtttgatgAACTGCGCCGGATTATCACCGAGAAAGAGCAGCGTGCACTccgagatctcagggaagaagaggagaggattctaaatcaaatggagaaaaatcttcaggAGATTCAAGCGAATTTAAATGCCATCTACAAGGAAATATCAAAGTtacaggaacagatggatcaacaaGACAATATCATATTCCTCATG gaggaagctcgtcggaagaggag gattagtgATGATACCCAcacattgtcagtgacagatggtgCCCTattggttgaaaaattcgatcacccctatttgcTCGACATAGCATCGGAAGAAGTGATTGGCGGCATTAAACACG tctctgtcaccctggatgtggaaacggcgaatccggagctcgaggtgtctgaggatcggaagagtgtgagatggaccgggacccggaggaatctccctgacaccgggaagaggttcacagaccgggcttgtgtgctgggatcggagggattcacatcggggagacattactgggaggtggaggtgacggggaatcggggctggggtctgggagtcgccgcagagtctgtggagaggaagggagatgtcgaactgagtccggagaccggattctggagaATCGCGCGGGGTGATGACACGATGTGGGTTCTCACCTCCCCtgagtcccgtctccctgcccgtcccatccccgggagggtgggagtttatctcagttacgagtccgggacagtttcattttacaacgcggagaccaagtcccatctccacaccttcactgggaataaattcacggagaaactttatcctttcttcgggCCTTGGGAtaaaaaccagtggctgagaatctgctccggttccgctccgggtctgtaa